A single genomic interval of Paralichthys olivaceus isolate ysfri-2021 chromosome 7, ASM2471397v2, whole genome shotgun sequence harbors:
- the sinhcaf gene encoding SIN3-HDAC complex-associated factor, with translation MFGFHKPKMYRSLDGCCICRAKSSSSRFTDSKRYEKEFRSCFGLSETRSGEICNACVLLVKRWKKLPVGTKKNWNHVVDARGGPSLKITSRPKKIKSISKKARPTQISRLQKELKRNNSDAHSTTSSASPAQSPSYSNLSDDGSDAELSPGSSRSPVFSFLDLTYWKRQKVCCGIIYKGRFGEVLIDPHLFKPCCRKKQRQQQQQEEEEEEEEDEEEDEEEEEVEVEEGQVGVNVEGEKSQVEEEVKEIPACEENAEPAQLCVTMTTPPTRGVVVEAGW, from the exons ATGTTTGGCTTTCACAAGCCGAAAATGTACAGGAGTCTAGACGGCTGCTGCATCTGCCGTGCAAAGTCTTCCAGCTCTCGTTTCACGGACAGTAAACGCTATGAGAAGGAGTTCAGGAGCTGCTTCGG GTTGAGCGAAACTCGATCTGGAGAAATCTGTAatgcctgtgtgctgctggtgAAACGATGGAAAAAGCTTCCTGTGGGAACCAAGAAGAACTGGAACCAT GTGGTGGATGCCAGGGGAGGTCCCAGTTTAAAAATTACCTCCAGGCCCAAGAAAATAAAGTCCATCTCTAAGAAAGCTCGGCCAACTCAGatcagcaggctgcagaaagaGCTTAAAAGAAACA ATTCAGATGCTCACAGCACAACCTCCAGTGCCTCTCCGGCTCAGTCTCCCAGCTACAGCAACCTGTCGGATGACGGCTCTGACGCTGAGCTCAGCCCAGGTTCCAGCCGCTCCCCAGTTTTCTCCTTCCTGGACCTTACCTACTGGAAGAG GCAAAAAGTTTGTTGTGGAATCATCTACAAGGGTCGCTTTGGAGAGGTGCTCATCGACCCGCATTTGTTCAAGCCGTGCTGCCGCAAGAAacagcgacagcagcagcaacaggaggaggaggaggaggaggaagaagacgaggaggaggacgaggaggaggaagaggtggaggtaGAGGAAGGCCAGGTGGGAGTCAATGTCGAAGGGGAAAAATCCCAGgtggaagaggaagtgaaggaaatTCCAGCGTGTGAGGAAAACGCAGAGCCCGCTCAGCTAtgtgttaccatgacaaccccTCCAACCAGGGGCGTAGTGGTGGAGGCAGGGTGGTAA
- the kxd1 gene encoding kxDL motif-containing protein 1 has protein sequence MEEPTASGVFCSRMLSMVNSEDVNAIIQAQRHMLDRFEKTNEMLINFNGLSNVRLQQMNERFLLHTRTLVEMKKDLDSVFRRIRTLKGKIAKQYPEAFSNIHESPILEDDDDEFDPVPHSVATMITMATSEQSTESCDTSPDVISPTVSRCSEDLSQEPPDTPTSDVPETVITDTAVLQDEGPDSVPAE, from the exons ATGGAGGAGCCCACAGCCTCTGGTGTCTTCTGCAGCCGGATGCTGAGCATGGTCAACTCTGAGGACGTCAACGCCATCATCCAGGCTCAGAGACACAT GCTCGACCGCTTTGAGAAAACCAACGAAATGCTGATCAACTTCAACGGGCTGTCAAATGTACGACTGCAGCAGATGAACGAGCGCTTCCTGCTCCACACACGAACTCTTGTGGAGATGAAGAAAGACCTGGACAGCGTCTTCAGACGGATCAG GACACTAAAAGGGAAGATTGCTAAGCAGTACCCAGAAGCTTTTAGCA aTATCCACGAGTCACCGATTCTGGAGGACGACGATGACGAGTTTGACCCAGTTCCCCACAGTGTTGCCACAATGATCACAATGGCCACCTCGGAGCAGAGCACAGAATCATGTGACACAAGTCCAGATGTGATCTCACCCACTGTGAGCAGATGCTCCGAAGATCTCTCTCAAGAGCCACCTGACACGCCCACCTCTGACGTGCCAGAGACCGTCATCACAGACACCGCCGTCCTCCAGGACGAAGGGCCTGACTCTGTACCTGCGGAATAG
- the LOC109648163 gene encoding endoplasmic reticulum-Golgi intermediate compartment protein 2-like — protein sequence MRRLTKKKTLTLVKELDAFPKVPESYVESTASGGTVSLIAFSLMAVLALLEFFVYTNTWMRYEYEVDKDFSSKLRINVDITVAMRCQYIGADVLDLAETMVASDGLKYEPVNFELSPHQRLWHMTLQHIQERLRVEHALQDVLFKAALKGDLPAPEQSDGSPTSLTACRIHGHLYVNKVAGNFHITVGKSIPHPRGHAHLAALVSHDSYNFSHRIDHLSFGEAIPGIISPLDGTEKISAEPNHMFQYFITIVPTKLNTYQISADTHQYSVTERERAINHAAGSHGVSGIFMKYDISSLMVRVTEQHMPFWQFLVRLCGIIGGIFSTTGMLHSMVGFLVDVVCCRFQMGIYRPLKEAPLNEQGNSETSVPPEDFSQQ from the exons ATGAGGAGACTCACGAAGAAGAAAACTCTGACTCTGGTCAAAGAGCTGGACGCTTTCCCCAAAGTCCCCGAGAGCTACGTGGAGTCCACAGCCAGCGGTGGGACAG TGTCTCTGATCGCCTTCAGTCTCATGGCAGTTCTCGCCCTCCTGGAGTTCTTTGTGTACACGAACACGTGGATGAGATACGAGTACGAGGTGGACAAAGACTTcagcag TAAACTCAGGATCAATGTTGACATCACAGTTGCTATGAGATGTCAAT ATATAGGTGCAGATGTCCTGGATCTGGCAGAGACCATGGTCGCCTCTGATGGTTTAAAATATGAACCA GTCAACTTTGAACTGTCTCCACATCAGAGATTGTGGCACAT GACTCTTCAGCACATCCAGGAGCGTCTGAGAGTCGAGCACGCTCTGCAGGACGTCCTCTTCAAGGCTGCGTTAAAAGGAGATCTTCCTGCTCCCGAACAAAG TGACGGCAGCCCCACTTCCCTCACCGCCTGCAGGATACATGGACATCTGTATGTTAACAAAGTGGCAGGAAACTTCCACATCACTGTTGGCAA gtccatccctcatcccAGGGGTCACGCTCATCTAGCTGCTCTCGTCAGCCATGACt CTTATAACTTCTCTCACCGCATTGACCACCTCTCCTTTGGAGAAGCGATTCCTGGGATTATCAGCCCGCTGGACGGCACAGAGAAAATCTCTGCTGAGC CTAACCACATGTTTCAGTACTTCATCACCATCGTGCCAACCAAGCTGAACACGTACCAGATTTCTGCTGACACACATCAGTACTCAGTCACAGAGCGG GAGCGAGCGATAAACCATGCTGCAGGCAGCCATGGAGTCTCAGGGATCTTCATGAAATATGATATCAGTTCTCTGATGGTCCGAGTCACTGAGCAGCACATGCCTTTCTGGCAGTTTCTCGTCAGACTCTGCGGCATCATTGGAGGAATTTTCTCCACCACAG GTATGCTCCACAGTATGGTCGGCTTCCTGGTGGACGTCGTCTGCTGTCGCTTTCAGATGGGAATCTATCGACCTCTGAAG GAGGCTCCTCTGAATGAACAGGGAAACAGTGAAACCTCAGTTCCTCCGGAGGATTTCTCACAACAATGA
- the magi2b gene encoding membrane-associated guanylate kinase, WW and PDZ domain-containing protein 2 isoform X5 has translation MELEQSGALLESGTYEDNFYGTPKPPAEPSPAAPPLNVSEALLPGARPSAQGKRKRNQSVSNMEQRASLEPPEEEEEESPIVNGNGVAITPESSEHEDKSTDASGEVAVEVSSQAPASAEPPTEEEEAPKSPSKSPSKVPDADEEELGPLPDNWEMAYTEKGEVYFIDHNTKTTSWLDPRLAKKAKPPEECREDELPYGWEKIDDPIYGSYYVDHINRRTQFENPVLEAKRRLEQQQQMQSQGLSALPLPTIYREKPLFTRDPTQLKGTFLSTGLQKSNMGFGFTIIGGDEPDEFLQVKSVIPDGPAAQDGKMDTGDVIVYINDICVLGTTHADVVKLFQSVPIGQSVTLVLCRGYPLPFDPEDPSAAASTSLTPIGLEHRPLVVNGRSSYDPYLEYLSLSSQLPPQALAQAGAHHPGDTHLDGSSLPPTTPGSASALTPHEDNVSMASSGTAGVAGATAQGAELLTVTMVKGAEGFGFTIADSPTGQRVKQVLDPGSQAASGLIEGDLILEVNQQPVASAGHGRVVEMLKECPVGAEATLLIQRGTGHISPWKASKQLTDQWDPHGSPQANLSGPVLPPGASFPNQPQHRTSVPDSTEGFDLNKPDPYDLYEKSRAIYESRRSEYEEVEVHLLREKTGFGFRILGGDEAVQAVSPDARDKIVIGAIIENTPAERDGRLRPGDELISVDKNVVAGKPHKYVIDLMHAAARNGQVSLTVRRRVQMPGELCPVNGRSPGSVSTQHSSPRSDAASASGPPAVVAPAATSPPEGSGLQTSDVVIHRKENEGFGFVIISSLNRPENAAVITVPHKIGRIIEGSPADRCGKLKVGDRILAVNGQSIISMPHADIVKLIKDAGLTVTLHIIPEEGSHSGPGSEKQSPMTQKHSPQTQPSPVAQPSQGSIQPSQTAPQSGQTAAQPGQAPVQSSQALTQTSQGVTGPPAPAASQPAPAGSQQSPVSQPSGLPPHLYLHDGRSEVKARQDVKPDFRHPPFTDYRQPPVDYRHPPVTDYRQPPTLDYRHPPGLLDFRQHPAAAQFPMGIPADFRPQDSPLASIALDSAATLFTPETVFCGPKHFTHPSIGIVDYDYFTVELEKSAKGFGFSIRGGREYKMDLFVLRLAEDGPAIRNGRMRVGDQIIEINGDSTRDMTHARAIELIKAGGRRVRLLLKRGTGQVPDYDCTNPWDSLSTAQSALQEVTLEPHPIPLLSSHPAPDSPHQLPLEATVCMADKAPQLTDHSSIRGATGGRSTQQRCIIRGQGTPQGSGEVDCGPVDRQPRALPPKAVLGRAVERRERSNETCSPCCERKGLHTQAMSTVWPWDAYVSVNSNGASLASGDGQVNLQERPVSRGLYLREEERASGHSGLCCPSKTVEDPPARSAAASPGPWNIPGSDKLPGTLRSWTSTVSR, from the exons AGTCCAGTGAACATGAGGACAAGAGCACAGATGCCTCTGGGGAGGTTGCTGTTGAGGTGTCCAGCCAGGCCCCAGCCTCCGCTGAGCCCCCAACCGAAGAAGAAGAGGCCCCAAAATCTCCTTCCAAATCCCCCAGCAAAGTCCCAGATGCAGATGAGGAAGAGCTCGGCCCTCTGCCTGACAACTGGGAGATGGCCTACACTGAGAAGGGGGAGGTCTACTTCATAGa tcACAACACCAAAACAACATCATGGCTTGATCCTCGTCTCGCTAAGAAAGCGAAGCCGCCAGAAGAATGCAGAGAAGACG AGCTGCCCTATGGCTGGGAGAAGATAGATGACCCCATCTATGGCAGCTACTATGTAGA TCACATCAATCGAAGGACTCAGTTCGAGAACCCAGTCCTTGAAGCAAAGAGACgcttggagcagcagcagcagatgcagagCCAGGGACTGTCCGCTCTACCTTTGCCCACTATATACAGAG AGAAGCCGTTATTTACAAGAGACCCGACTCAACTGAAGGGCACCTTCCTGTCCACTGGCCTGCAAAAGAGCAACATGGGATTTGGCTTCACGATCATAGGAGGCGACGAGCCAGACGAGTTCCTGCAGGTGAAGAGTGTGATACCAGATGGACCTGCCGCTCAGGATGGAAAGATGGACACAG GTGACGTCATCGTCTACATTAATGACATCTGTGTGCTCGGCACCACACACGCCGACGTTGTCAAACTGTTTCAGTCGGTGCCGATTGGTCAGAGCGTGACCCTTGTGCTCTGTCGAGGATATCCTCTGCCTTTTGACCCTGAGGACCCCAGTGCAGCAGCGAGCACCTCTCTGACACCCATTGGCCTGGAGcaccgccccctggtggtgaaCGGCCGCAGCAGCTACGACCCGTACCTGGAGTACCTGTCCTTGAGCTCCCAGCTGCCTCCGCAGGCTCTGGCCCAGGCTGGAGCGCATCACCCCGGGGACACGCATCTGGACGGTTCATCTCTGCCGCCCACCACACCCGGCTCAGCTTCGGCGCTCACGCCTCATGAAGACAATGTGTCCATGGCCTCCTCAGGAACTGCAGGGGTTGCCGGGGCAACTGCACAAGGGGCAGAGCTGCTGACGGTTACTATGGTGAAAGGAGCGGAGGGATTTGGGTTCACTATTGCTGATAGTCCCACTGGTCAACGAGTGAAACAG GTACTGGACCCAGGCTCACAGGCAGCGTCAGGCCTGATAGAGGGAGACCTGATCCTGGAGGTGAACCAGCAGCCGGTGGCTTCAGCTGGACATGGACGAGTGGTGGAGATGCTGAAAGAGTGTCCTGTGGGAGCAGAGGCAACGCTCCTCATACAGAGAGGaacag gCCACATTTCTCCATGGAAGGCGTCCAAACAG TTGACAGACCAGTGGGACCCTCATGGCAGCCCACAGGCCAACTTGTCTGGTCCAGTCTTGCCGCCTGGCGCATCGTTCCCAAACCAGCCGCAGCACCGCACGTCTGTGCCTGATTCAACTGAAGGCTTTGACCTCAACAAACCTGACCCTTATGACCTATATGAGAAGTCGAGGGCTATCTACGAGAGCCGAC gttcAGAGtacgaggaggtggaggtgcacCTGCTGAGGGAGAAGACTGGGTTCGGTTTCCGTATCCTGGGGGGAGACGAGGCCGTGCAGGCTGTGAGTCCGGACGCCCGTGACAAG ATTGTTATTGGCGCCATAATAGAGAACACACCCGCTGAGCGTGATGGGCGGCTTCGACCCGGGGATGAGCTTATTTCTGTGGATAAAAATGTGGTTGCTGGGAAACCGCACAAATACGTAATAGACTTGATGCATGCAGCTGCCCGCAACGGTCAAGTCAGCTTGACTGTGAGAAGGAGAGTGCAAATGCCTG GTGAACTGTGTCCTGTGAATGGCCGCAGCCCCGGCTCAGTGTCGACACAGCACAGCTCTCCACGCAGCGACGCAGCCTCCGCTTCGGGCCCTCCAGCCGTTGTTGCCCCTGCCGCCACCTCTCCTCCAGAGGGATCTGGGCTGCAAACCAGCGACGTGGTTATTCACCGCAAGGAGAACGAAGGCTTCGGCTTCGTCATCATCAGCTCCCTGAACAGACCGGAGAACGCCGCTGTCATCA ctgTGCCTCATAAAATCGGACGTATCATTGAGGGCAGCCCCGCAGACCGGTGTGGGAAGCTGAAGGTGGGCGACCGGATCCTGGCTGTGAACGGACAGTCTATCATCAGCATGCCACACGCAGACATCGTCAAGCTCATCAAAGACGCTGGGCTAACGGTCACGCTGCACATCATTCCAGAGGAGG gTTCCCATTCTGGGCCCGGCTCAGAGAAGCAAAGCCCCATGACCCAGAAACACAGCCCTCAGACCCAGCCCAGCCCTGTAGCCCAGCCAAGCCAAGGAAGCATCCAGCCCAGCCAAACGGCTCCTCAGTCGGGCCAAACGGCCGCTCAGCCAGGTCAAGCACCTGTCCAATCCAGCCAGGCACTAACTCAGACAAGTCAAGGAGTGACGGGCCCTCCTGCACCCGCAGCCTCCCAGCCTGCACCCGCTGGATCCCAGCAGAGCCCGGTCAGCCAGCCCTCCGGCCTCCCTCCACATCTCTACCTCCACGACGGCAG GTCAGAGGTAAAAGCCAGACAGGATGTCAAACCTGACTTCCGCCATCCTCCGTTCACTGATTACAGGCAACCTCCGGTAGATTACCGTCACCCACCGGTTACCGATTATCGACAGCCTCCCACACTGGACTACAGACACCCGCCTGGTCTGCTGGACTTTAGACAGCATCCTGCCGCAGCACAGTTCCCCATGGGGATCCCTGCTGACTTCAGACCACAG GACTCACCATTGGCTTCAATTgcattggattctgctgcaacactgtttacccctgaaactgtgttttgtggacccaaacacttcacccacccctccatcggcatagtg GACTACGATTActtcacagtggagctggagaaaAGTGCGAAAGGTTTCGGCTTCAGTATCCGCGGAGGCAGAGAATACAAGATGGACCTGTTTGTGTTGCGTCTTGCTGAGGACGGTCCTGCCATACGTAATGGAAGGATGAGG gTAGGGGATCAGATCATAGAGATTAACGGGGACAGCACTCGAGACATGACTCATGCCCGAGCCATTGAACTCATTAAGGCGGGAGGCAGGCGGGTCAGGCTGCTGTTAAAGAGAGGCACGGGACAGGTGCCAGATTATG ACTGTACCAACCCCTGGGATTCCCTTTCTACAGCCCAATCTGCCCTGCAGGAAGTGACCCTCGAGCCCCACCCGATTCCATTGCTCTCATCCCATCCAGCCCCAGACTCCCCTCATCAACTCCCCCTAGAGGCCACAGTGTGCATGGCAGACAAAGCTCCACAGCTGACAGACCACAGCTCCATTAGAGGGGCTACAGGTGGCAGGTCCACCCAGCAGAGGTGCATCATCAGGGGGCAGGGAACCCCTCAGGGGTCTGGAGAGGTGGACTGTGGACCGGTTGACAGACAGCCTCGGGCTTTGCCTCCTAAAGCTGTCCTGGGGAGGGCCGTCGAAAGACGAGAGAGGTCCAATGAGACGTGCTCCCCCTGCTGTGAGAGAAAGGGCCTGCACACACAGGCGATGAGCACTGTCTGGCCCTGGGACGCATATGTGAGTGTGAATTCAAACGGAGCCTCTCTGGCAAGTGGAGATGGACAAGTCAACCTCCAGGAGAGGCCAGTGTCTAGAGGTCTGTAcctcagagaagaggagagggccAGTGGTCACAGTGGGCTCTGCTGCCCCTCCAAAACTGTGGAGGATCCTCCTGCGAGGAGTGCAGCTGCCTCCCCCGGACCCTGGAACATTCCTGGGTCTGATAAACTGCCTGGCACCCTGAGGTCTTGGACCTCCACTGTAAGCAGGTAG